The genomic stretch AGTCCCTGATCCGGGTGCTTATGCCACAGCTTCATGGTACAGAGCTGCAGCCTTAGCTGTCAAGAATGAATACAAGAGTATTTAGTCTTCAAGGAAAAATACAAGAGAAAATAAACCTACATAGCTGTTAGTGCAATCTCCCGTTTGTGCGGATTAAGCCGAGTTTTGTTCTTGATTTTGTACCATTGAGATTTCGTACCATTGAGGTTTTGTAAATTGAGCTCTCCGCTTATGTCTCTTCTGCATAACGCAGCGAGAGCGATTGCCAATCACTCTTGTATTCACCCAACTTTAAAGCCGATTGGATGTAAATTTGATGATTCAATGACTACAATTGACAATGTGATTCTTCTCAATGCGATCTCATGATTGTATTTCTCATGGTTGGTTTTATGATTTTCATCAGGTCTAACTGTATTCCTATATTTGACCCATTTTTTTTGGGCATCCAAGTGTATACAGTATATATGTATAAGATGGAACGAATAGAATGTTATAGAATGAAATGAAATAAAGTTTAAGAATGAGAAAGGTTCAGTTTAGAGGATTACTGCACAAATTTAAACTATAAGCAGTTTCAGTTGCATCTACTCTACAATGAGAAGATTGCCTGCTAAAGCACTTGAGTGGCTTTGACGGGATATGAATTCTGAGTCACAAAAGAAGGTAGATTATGAATTCTGAGTCACAAAAGAAGGTGAATTCCAAATCCTTAACCGCTTGTGTCAATCTTCATTAACAATTttctaaatttataatttttaataagtaCATTTTTGTTTTATGACGCAGAATAGAAATCATTCCCCAAGTGATATTTTTGTAGTGTTTTATGACGTAGAATAGTAATCATTCTCTGATATTTTTGTAGTAGATAAGTTACATTAATTAATGATTAGTCTTTGTCACTTaaattaagaaatataataaaattgttaaaaataagtgtatatactaataataattaaaaacataattgaaagattaaaaatattaatgacattcattttaaaataatttttttctcttaaaaCCGAAAGCATTTTACCACCGTTCTGAATGAGTAGGTAGGACTTtaagggtgcgtttgatttgctaaaaaaCGAGGTACAGGACAAGACAACTTTTTTTGTACTCTGTTTAATGCAGAAACTAATCATAGTACTGGACAAAAAATATGGCAAGGTATTGGACAAAATCATAATTTCTTGCCCCTCACTAAACCATGGGACAACTTTTTGTCCCAAGCACTAATTATtaacaaaatatcaaaaaattaatttttactctctttcttattatttaatattttaattcataaatataatattagtatgttatatatcaaaaaaatgttataataaaaattatactatttttattcGGTTCATTAACATATCAAATAAAGTAgagaaaaaaatctcaatttattatttttcttctcttctcattatttaatattttgattcaaaaatattaataaaaaaaatattatataagaaattatattattttgtctgctgcataaatatattaaacaaagtagagtaaaaaaattatttcttcatcttttttccttcttattatttaatattttgattcataaatattatattttatatatcaataaataatattatattaaaaattatattattttgtctggTGCATGGACATATCAAGCAAAATCCAGAAAATAATTGTCCAGTCCAATAACCATCAAACACAGTACAATATAAAAAATTGTCTTGTACTGTTCTGTACTGTCTAATACTGTTCTGTACAATACTTCATAATTTACAAATCAAACGCACACCCTAAATATATTTAGATCTTAGAAATGGTTACATTGGTTGTAAATTGCAACTACCTAataaaactttatttatttttaataatagagaatcaaaagtttgatcatataaaaaaaactttGGTGAAAAACATGCATTAGGAAAAGTAAAAGTTATAGACACATCGCTAAAAAACAGTAAAGATACCCTGTTTTTGGAAAAATCCATTAGAAATAGATGAGTGGAACAGTACCACAAGTTGCTTATACAACAAAAGGTGGTCTATACCCTCTCAACATCTTGTGGTTGGGTTACAAATTGCGAATGCATGTGCTGTCTTTTCCTTTGTCCTTAATAACAAGAGCAACACCTCAATATTAGCAACATGCCAGGTAGTTTTGCCAAAACTGTGGTCTTGTCACAAAGGCACCATCCAATGTTTCAATTTCATGCGCACCAATGTTTCATTTTCATAATTgagtttaaattattatttttttcttttatttgatttttgtttagtTTCTAGATCTTGTGGTTGGGTTACTTATGAGTGTCATTGTAATTCTAATTATCTTTCTTTGTGGAGGAAGAGACATGAATAATGTTCCTCTGAATTCTTTTTGGATTTGCGTATAATGAAGGCAAATTTGAATCCATATAGTACATGAAACAGTGGTCCAGTCGACACATTTAAACCCTACGGGGTCACATAATTAATGTGCGATAAGAATGAGAGAAATCCAATCCAATCATTGGGTTTAATATACCCTTCAAATTAATGGTAACATTTCATTAACTATGCATAAAATAAGTACTAAAAAATAGTAACTCATATCATTTAGGTGAAATTTAGTCACCCCATAAAAAATATGAATGCTTATGATTAAggtatttttttctaaaaatggtATAGAAAGAGGTAAAAAgcaatttttactttaattttgatATGTCATTGCAAACTTAATCATGAAACAACGTTGGTTTTGTGAGGAGTGATTCTTAATCATAATGATACTTTTGCTTTTAATTTTGCTTGTTTTTTTGGTGCTGGTACTATTACTATCACAGACTTGTTGGCTATCCTCTTAACAAAAACATTTGATGACGATGACGAGTGTCCACTTAAAATAATGAAAGTCTAATATCAAAGAAAGAAATTGAGAGAAGTTAACAAAAACtaagaaataataatatttacatgaaCTACTTTTTTCCCCCAAAACATACAATGCATGATTTCTTTTTTGTGGAACTTTTCTCCTTCTATATCATGTTCCAAATGTAGTGTGAAAGAGTTAATTGCAATTAGATCTATTGAAAACGAAACTGATTTTGTCAAACAAATACAaagttgcaatttttttttatctattcTAATATCCTCAAGTTCTATCTCTAATTAATGTGaaattttatgattattttaatatactctCACGCTGAAAACAACTTGATGTGTGGATATTAATAATAGACAGCCCCATGTACGATCGATACACTTTGATACCGTGTTAGAATTAGAGTTTAACTTAAgtcattctcataaaaccgatttaTAAGATAAAAATTACTCTAACTATAGCATACGTCTAATATATTATTTGGTGTGAGACCCTTAACACACTCTTCATATCTAATACTATTGAGTTTGATGCGTAAATGTAAATGATCCGATAGGAGAAACATGATAGCAAATAACCCAGTGAATCTAAAACGAAGTTTTTATACCATCTCAAAAATTGAGGTTGAGATTAACTCAACTTTTACTAAACGAGCTTTCTAAAGATGAATTAAACTCAATCCGCACCTACTCTAATATGATATCCAACTTACCGATCGGATCGGATCAGATCATGAGCTATTTACCTTTCATATCCACGCATCAAATTCAAAAAATGTTCAATGTGAGGAACTGTTTTGGAAAAGATTCCAAGATCTATCAAAAATGAAACTGATCTTGTCAAACAAATACAAAGTTACAACTTTTAAGATGTAATCCGAATATATGCAACACATAACTTACTAGATTTAAAAGATTACAGTTTTTTAAGTGTAGAATTATCTATGACTAAACATTTTCTTATAGATAATTTGATCTTGAACTAGCCATATAATTATCATAACATTTCCTCCGCAATAGATCAAACATGCatctaaaaaaacaaattaaataattcTGAAACAAACAAAGATAAACCACAAAAAATTATTACACACaagtcataataataaaaaaaaacattaaaagaaaaaaaaacaaaataaagcaataattaaaagatgaaaaatactACATTAATTTTCTGAAATTCCTTCACACACAACTACTGAGTAAGAGAAGAATTAGCATTACCAGCAGAAGGATCAGAAGAATTAGAGAAACAAGAATTCTTATGATTATGCATCCAAACCTTAAAAACCTGTCTACTCACCCCAACACTTTCACAAAACCTTTCAATTTCCTCATCAAGTTCCTTCCTCTGCAACTTCCACCCCAGCTTCTCCGCAAACCCCAGCATCTTCTCCTTCTGATCCGCCGTAAACTTCGACCTATACCTCTTCCTCCTCCCATctcctccaccaccaccaccggAATATTCCATCACCTGATCTGACATTGCGACGATGGCGTTCACATTATCTCTCACCATCGTCGCAGTTATCTTGCGATGGAAGTTCCGGTGGCAGCCACAGGCTGCACATTGGAGGCTGTTGACTGCTGATACTGAAGTGTCGTCCACGGTGAATTCGCCGCAGCCGTCGGTAGCGTAGCTGCCGAGGCTGGCTGCATGGTTTCTTAAACACTCTCTGTAGATATAGTTTTGAGAatgtggtgatgatgatgatgatgataacatTCCTCCTCCttccattgttttttttttggatttatttatttgtttatttattttctctatgtgtttgtgttttatGTGTTTATGAGAGAACTATATAATGAATGAGTGAATGAAATGACATCAAAGGGTATGGTTGGAGGGGATATTTACAGTGTTCCCTATTTTGTGGACATGCTAGCATTGTAGACAACTATGCAATATCTTCATAGCATATATACATAAGGTTAAAAATATATCATGGGTTTTTATTTTCAAACCTTTTTTAATTACCTATATAAGTATGATGTATGGTTAGAACCAATTTTATATTACTTGAATCTATCATTGACTATCTATTGAACTAGGTTAGTGATGGGCCAATTTTATTTGGAAAACTTTATTTGTTCTCTCTTTTATGTAACAATGTTACTTGTATGAGAATTGATATTGGTACACTAGAATCTTACAATTACACCGTATATTATACggtttggtttttttttattatgttaaataattattttttccatctttttcaATGTAAATAGATACATATATTCATTGTATTTTATATGGTGTAAGATAAGGTGTACACTTTTAGTGTATGCATAGCATTGCTCTACTTGTATACTCTATTATATATTGACTATAGATTAAAGGGTTAATAGGCATTTACACCCccgtaatgttagcgaattttgcttttcccccctccgttgccaaaggcaggttttcgcaacggttttttcaaaaaaatcgttgctaaaacctgcctttggcaacggaggggggaaaagcaaaattcgctaacattacaggggtgtaaATGCCTATTAACCCTAGATTAAATAGTGTATCTTAAGAGTTTAAACTCTCCTTTTAAATACTCAAGTGTTTTGTTAGGGTTTTatctttaattaatttgttttgtaaATCCAAACTAGTTTTACTTGCGTGATTCTGTGTCAGTAAAACCTAATTCAAATCTTAAAGATGCTTAGAAACGACTAGTAAATTGTTAAAGTTATATAGTATTATCAAAAGAAGTATTTTTTCCTCGAATGAAGGTTAAGTAAATTATGTACTCAATTTCAAGAACACAATCCTAAGAGAATCTTACAGAAACAATTTTACTGTTCACCCTAATTCAATCAAAAtgtcactacaagaaaaaaagtctcctgccacgcccaggaaaccgaggctatatgcaaaataactgtGGCGTAACGCTGatgccacggtttggccacgcaAATCCAACTgtgtagctcaattggtagcatgaattgctatgaatacgtacttaacccctaggtacgtggttcgattcccgcgggaggcaaaaacaatatttcctggatagctgataagcggacctagggggattattgattaagccggtgacatgctcggttggccgacacagTTGATGCGTGCaacggatatcggggtgttacatgattaagctggtgacatgctcggctggccgacacggttgatgcgtgcagcggatatcggggtgttacagttaACGGTATATCCCCGAAACGGTCCCTCCTAAAATATATTAACTGCTATTATTTTTTCTTGCTGTTAAAATGACTTATGGTATTTTTTGTTACTAACACCTATACTGTCAAATATACTCCCACCTGTTATTAACTAAAATTTCCTGTCATTTTGGCTGCCTGTTACTAACTCACTATTTTCTGCCAAAAATCCAACTCTATTATATTTCATTCTGTTAATTCAAGCTTCCACTACTGTGTCAATTACTTGCAGCATGTTCTACCAATTCATCTATTGTACTGATTTAAGTTGATGCTCACAAATTTAAACTAGTTAAATGCTTCAATTATACTTGTTagtattattaattttcttttgtataaacaAGTATTATGCATAGTGCCTAAAAGAATTAATCAGTATGCTAATTCCAGAAAATTAACAAGAATGAGAGGTGTGGCCCTCACCCCATATGTGGGGCGCCCGTCCCATGATTAAGGGGCCCCCGTCATAAAATTTTCATCTGGGTAAAAGGCATGGGGCACCCGCCCTTTAActtttgaaaattctagtaacacacgctcgatgtcttgttggatgttttgacatccacaattacataGCACAGATAATTAAAAtagaacaacataaaaacaataaagaacgcacataattgtttacccagttcggttcaaacaacctactctaggggctatcaagccagggagggaatccaatataagcagaattaattcggagttaaactcccccgtttacaactcctcacttaaaacctacccaatacaattccaacctattcctagacctgagtatctccactcactttccctcaatcacaatagtgatttcaaataaacattatataaaatcatagagaagacactcttcaaaaacacaccttgacctgcttaaaagctttaatcaagagacacacactcgtgcttaaaagcttagagtgacaattaacataaacaacctattccaatgcaatcatcaaagataatttcttggagtacaagagacagctacagaactatggtTCCTCACAATAAACAATCTGCTCTCTctgtgttccaaattaggattgcaaactttttatatgcagctcttgggccttgggcttttttagaaacaaattagggttaaccaagttaacctaatttacacgccatctggttgttacagaatgtgctgtcagcaaGATCTTCTAGACAAAATATTCAACACAGAATAAAAGGTTTCTTAAACTGTTAAttgagaaatcaggaaacacaattaataaattataacagCTCTTGCTAtcacacaaggatgtcatgacatcggtcatgacattcgctacagaacctgtattagcttaaaacATATGCAGCCTTCATAACATAATATCAaacaggtatgttttaccacaaatgcagccaacattaaaacatcttcaatctccccctttggaaaatttatggctaaaaaaacctgtcacaccatatcagagaaacacttgcagcagaaacaaagcaaccaaaacacaatcacaACAAGCTAATACAATACAGACAACATACACCACTAGTATgcacatagagatcaaacatatCAAAACCAGCCACACCATAAGAGCAACACAAGCACAAATCAGATcaacaaaaataataagtaatctTGTTGTTCTGAGGTGACATTACTACTTccccccctgtttggccacaaaagttgccaaagcaaacTACTGTCTCCTCCccaagatttttttttgttgttgttgttaactcTAGGGTTCCTCAAGGATGCAGAGTCCTAACTTGCTTCGCAAGTTttcaaactgtgtagcatcaagagcttttgtgaaaatgtctGAAGTTCAGCGTTCACATGCTCTAAGCAAGTTACCTTGTCTTCAACGAGTTCTCAAAAAAAGTGATGTAGGATATCAATATGTTTCGTTCTGCTATGCTGAATTGGATTTTTGGAGATGTTGATAGCACTGAGATTGTCAGAATATAACGTCATCACATTCTATGGAACATTGTATTCAGTCACCATTTGTTTCATCCAGACCAATTGAGAACAACTACTACCAActgctatgtactctgcttcatCAGTTGAtaatgagacacaattttgtttcttgctaaaccatgatataagattgttacctaggaagaaacatcctccagatgtgctttttctgtcatcagcacttccagcctagtcagcatcacaatatccagtcaAAACAGGGTCACTCCTGTTAGTGTACAATATGCCATAGTCAGAAGTTCCATTTACATATTTGGGGATTCTATTGACTTGATTTAAGTGACTTACCTTTGGCTCTGCTTGATATCTGGCACATACTCTAACTGCAAATGCAATGTCTGGTCTGCTGGCTGTTAGACATAGCAAGCTTCCAATCATGCTCCTATATAAACTCTGGTCAACACTTATGCCCCCTTCATCTTTGGATAACTTTTGATGTGTTGGTGCATGAGTTCTTTTGTGACTTGCattatccattccaaactttttcacTACGTTCTTGGCATATTTGCTTTGAGACAAGAAGGTGGAGTCTTCCATTTGCTTGATTTGAAGTCCAAGGAAGTAAGTTAGTTCTCcaaccatactcatttcaaattcagactGCGTTTGACTGACAAAGTGTTTTACCATTGTATCAAACATTCCCCCAAACacaatgtcatccacatatatctgTGCAATCATGATTCTTCCGTCTGTATTCTTTACAAAGAGGGTTTTGTCTATTAATCCTTTCTTATATTCATTAGTGGTCAGAAATTCAGTTaacctttcataccaagctctgggtgcttgtTTCAACCCAGAGAGAGCTTTTCTCAGTTTGTAGACATGGTCAGGCAGATTTGGATCAACGAAccctttaggttgttccacatatACTTCTTCATTCATATATCCATTTAGAAAGGaactttttacatccatctgatatagcttGAACTTCAGGATGCATGCTACTCCTAGTAGTAGTCTGATTGACTTAAGTCTTGCTACAGGTGCAAAAGTCTCATCAAAGTCTACTTCCTccacttgagtgtatccttgagctacTAACCTGACTTTGTTTCTTGTTATGACACCTTGTTCATCAGACTTGTTCTTGTATATCCACTTGGTACCAATGATATTCATTCCTTCTAGTCTAGGTACCAgttcccatacttcatttcttttgaaCTGTGCAAGTTCATCTTGCATGGCATTGATCCAAAATTCATCTGTCAGGGCTTCCTTTACGTTTTTTGGTTCAACTTTGTACACAAAGCAGGAGTTGACTATAGTTCTTCTTGACCTGGTCATtattccactgttgagatctcctatgatAAGTTCCTTGGGGTGATCTTTTTGAATTCTAGTAGATGGATCTTTGCTGATTGCCTTAGGTTCTGGTTATGAAGGAGTCTCATTACTTACTTCAGGTTGGTTTGTTTGTTCAGACTGAATTTCGAGGAATGTTTCAACATTCTCTGTGACATCGAATTCTCCATGTTGATCATCAAATATCACATTGATGGATTCCATCAACACTCGTGTTCTGGTGTTGAATACTCTATAAGCTCTTGTGTTTGTGGAGTATCCCTAGAATATGCCTTCATCACTTTTGGAGTCCATTTTTCATCTTTGGTCTCGATTTGTCAAGATATAGCACTTGCTACCAAATACATGAAAATACTTGACACTtggtttcttacctctccagagTTCATAGAGAGTAgaggaggttccttttcttaatgTTACTCTGTTATAGACATAGCAGGCCGTGTTCATAGCCTCAGCCTAAAAATACATATGTAGATTCTTAGCATGAATCATTGCTCTGGATGTATAGTCATGTTTTTCCTTtctactactccgttttgttgaggtgtaattGGAGAGGAAAATTCATGACTGCTTCCTTCAGTTGAACAGAATTAAGCAAATTTggcattctcaaattcctttccatgatcgcTCCTAATTCTAATAACATCCCTCTCCTTTTCTCCTTGCAGTCTAGTGCAGACCTCCTTAAACACTTCAAATACATctgatttttctttaatgaaGCTTATCCATGTGTATCTGGAGTAATCATCAACCACTACATACACATACctttttcctccaagactttccacttgcattggtcccattagaTCCATATGTAGCAGTTCCAAGGTTTTAGAGGTAGTGAGTTGACTGATCTTTGGATGAGGAGTCCTGGTTTGTTTGCCAGCCTAACATTCTTCGCACACTTTGCCTTCATCAATATGTAATTTTGgtattcctctcacagcttccatGTTTATGATCTTTTTCATTCCTCTCAGATGTAGATGACCCAGTTTTTGATGCCACAGTCtaacctctttttcttcttttgccatGGAGCATATTGATGAATGGCTTACTGTTTTGGGTTCCCACAAGTATCTCACTCACTTCATGAACTTTACATTTTCTTCATTAGTGACCATACATTCATATTTGGTAAATCTGACTCTTAGACCTTGATCACACAGTTGACTGATGCTGCAAGTTTGCAGCTAATCCTTTGACCAATAGAACACTGTCTAGTTGAGGGGATCCTGAATGTTCTAGATTTCCTACCCCTTTAATCTCTCCCTTAGATCCATCACCAAAGGTCACATAGCTAGTGGAATGCGTCTTGATTTCTTCTAACAAGTTCTTCATTCCTGTCATGTGTTTTGAAcacccactatcaaaataccagtctcctTTGGTTGACACCCTCAAGGAGATGTGAGCAATAAATACAGAACCTTTGGCAAcccattgttgtttcttgatagGGTTGTGCTGGTTGAGATTGTTCGTATTTGTTTGCCAAGGGTAACCAAACAGTTTGTAGCAGAACAGTTTTAGCTGGCCAAACCTTCCACGGTAGTGGCATCTCCATTTCTGAAATTTCCTTTTTGTTTGGTTCCAGTTCCTCATttcatgatgtcgtgacatcgataCTGACGTTTGATTGATATGGTGAGCTTTAGGTTTTGACTTTTTCCACCCTAGATTGGGTTCTGTTTTTTCCATAAATCCTAATCCAGACAAATTCCCTACTTCCTGTCCAAGTTCAAGAATATTTTCAAGGGAGTCAGTCCCATTGTTCAGCATTCTGATTgatcttgacatctgatctagTTTGAAGTTGAGAGTGCTGATTTTACCGTTGAGGTGTGCTATGGTTTCTAGAAGTTCTCTCTTCTCGACTTCCAGTTCTTCaataattttcttttgtttctcccTTAATCTCCACAATTCAGTACTCTTGACTCTTAGATCATTGTATGAGACATCCAGTTCTTCGAAGGTAGAATCCTTTTTTCCGAATTTGTGTTCAAGTGCACACACACTTGTTAGAGTAACACATTTCTCTTCAGCATCACTATCTGAGTCTCCATCAGATCGAGTGACAGACATACCTTTTATTTGCTCTTTGAGGTAGGTGGGGCATTCATTTCTAgtgtgtccatatccttcacatgcGAGACACTGAACCCCTTTTTCCTGATCTGACTTCTCTTCAACTTTGAATCTTCTGCTAGGAACATAGGTTTTtctgatgtcattggaagtgttcttgacattgaatctggacttctgatcaacccttttaataaacctgttgaattgttttccaagcatggctatgacttctgataaatgttcattacttccaccattgctttctcttggATTGTCTTCTGTATTGgtgacaaaagctatgcttttgttcttcttttcaacaggctcacagatgctcaactcaaaggtttgtagagaaccaatgagttcgtccagcttcatgttgctgatgtctttgGCTTCCTCTATGGCTGTCACCTTCATATAAAATCGCTTAgtgaggatctttcttaccaattttttctcattcattttttctcctaaggctcctgagtttcttgaaatctcaaggacattcatatagaattgataaatggtttcatcgtctttcatcttgagattttcaaacttagtggtaagcatttgaagtctcgacaactttaccttggatgtgccttcatttGATGTTTTGAGAATGTTCCAAGCTTCTTTAGCTAGCTCACAGTGTTGCATAAGCCTGAATATATTCTTATCAATCCCATTGAACAAGGCACTTAGGGCCTCGGAAATTcccaaagctagctcttcttcagttttgctccattgagtttcaaGAATTAGAACattggttccatcttccataatcttctcaggatgtttccatccgcttcccacagctctccaggccttgctgtccataGACGTTATGACTGCTACCGTACGAGGTTTCCattagtcatagttagagccatccctGATGGGTagtctattcccaaacactaatagttccttctccatagtaccggAATTTTGTTCTCCCTAGATCtcactgtagcggggaaaatctgatatcgaagccataagattgactcgaatcaatgtttcagtgaaagtcgccaccgcgctttattgtttccaaaggaa from Vicia villosa cultivar HV-30 ecotype Madison, WI linkage group LG4, Vvil1.0, whole genome shotgun sequence encodes the following:
- the LOC131598807 gene encoding zinc-finger homeodomain protein 6-like, with the protein product MEGGGMLSSSSSSPHSQNYIYRECLRNHAASLGSYATDGCGEFTVDDTSVSAVNSLQCAACGCHRNFHRKITATMVRDNVNAIVAMSDQVMEYSGGGGGGDGRRKRYRSKFTADQKEKMLGFAEKLGWKLQRKELDEEIERFCESVGVSRQVFKVWMHNHKNSCFSNSSDPSAGNANSSLTQ